One Thiocapsa sp. genomic window carries:
- the rpsE gene encoding 30S ribosomal protein S5, which produces MANFNPKNEGDDLLEKLVAVNRVAKVVKGGRQFGFAALTVVGDGKGRVGFGRGKAREVPVAIQKAMENARKNMIEVKLNGSTLQYPLNGRHGAAKVFMQPASEGTGIIAGGAMRAVFEVLGVQNVLAKCIGTNNPINVVRATVQGLRTMNDPETIAAKRGKTVAEILG; this is translated from the coding sequence ATGGCGAACTTCAATCCGAAGAACGAGGGAGACGATCTCCTCGAGAAACTGGTCGCGGTCAACCGTGTCGCCAAGGTCGTCAAGGGCGGGCGCCAATTCGGGTTCGCCGCCTTGACGGTGGTGGGCGACGGCAAGGGACGCGTCGGCTTCGGTCGCGGCAAGGCCCGCGAGGTGCCGGTGGCGATCCAGAAGGCGATGGAAAACGCACGCAAGAACATGATCGAGGTCAAGCTCAACGGCAGCACCCTGCAGTACCCGCTCAACGGGCGGCACGGTGCGGCCAAGGTCTTCATGCAGCCGGCATCCGAAGGTACCGGGATCATCGCCGGCGGCGCCATGCGCGCGGTCTTCGAGGTCCTGGGTGTCCAGAACGTGTTGGCCAAGTGCATCGGGACGAACAACCCGATCAATGTGGTTCGCGCGACGGTTCAGGGGCTACGGACCATGAACGATCCCGAGACCATTGCCGCGAAGCGCGGCAAGACGGTCGCCGAGATCCTGGGGTAG
- the rplR gene encoding 50S ribosomal protein L18, giving the protein MDKKQARLRRATRARAKIRELGVFRLCVHRTPRHIYAQVIAPEGNRVVASASTVEPTLREAIPGHKGNIGAAATIGKAIAERALSAGVESVAFDRSGFRYHGRLKALADAARENGLKF; this is encoded by the coding sequence ATGGACAAGAAACAAGCTCGCCTGCGTCGCGCGACGCGGGCACGGGCGAAGATCCGCGAATTGGGTGTGTTTCGCCTGTGCGTTCATCGCACCCCGCGCCACATTTACGCCCAAGTCATCGCGCCCGAAGGCAACCGTGTCGTGGCCAGCGCCTCGACGGTGGAGCCGACGCTTCGCGAAGCCATTCCGGGTCACAAGGGTAACATCGGCGCGGCGGCGACCATCGGCAAGGCGATTGCCGAACGTGCTCTTTCCGCCGGCGTCGAGTCCGTAGCCTTCGACCGCTCCGGGTTTCGCTATCACGGCCGTCTCAAGGCGCTGGCGGATGCCGCGCGTGAGAACGGGCTGAAATTCTAG
- the rplF gene encoding 50S ribosomal protein L6, producing MSRVAKAPIVLPKGVTVEISGQDVKVTGSKGTLEWSVHPTVNISQVDGALRFAPAEGHENAWAMAGTTRALLNNMVVGSSTGFVRKLSLVGVGYRAQAKGDVLSLSLGFSHPIDYPVPAGITIETPSQTEIVVTGADKQRVGQVASEIRGFRPPEPYKGKGVRYADEDVLRKEAKKK from the coding sequence ATGTCACGAGTCGCAAAGGCGCCGATTGTCCTGCCGAAAGGTGTGACGGTCGAAATTTCGGGCCAGGACGTCAAGGTCACGGGCTCGAAGGGAACCCTGGAGTGGTCTGTCCACCCCACGGTGAATATTTCGCAAGTCGACGGCGCGCTCCGCTTCGCTCCGGCCGAAGGGCACGAGAACGCCTGGGCCATGGCTGGGACCACACGCGCTCTGCTGAACAACATGGTGGTGGGCAGCAGTACGGGTTTCGTGCGCAAGCTCTCGTTGGTGGGCGTCGGCTACCGCGCGCAGGCGAAGGGCGATGTGCTCAGCCTGAGCCTGGGTTTCTCCCATCCGATCGATTATCCGGTTCCCGCGGGCATCACGATCGAGACCCCGAGTCAGACGGAAATCGTCGTCACGGGTGCCGACAAACAGCGGGTCGGTCAGGTTGCCTCGGAGATCCGAGGATTCCGGCCGCCGGAGCCCTACAAGGGTAAAGGCGTGCGTTACGCGGACGAAGACGTCCTGCGTAAGGAAGCCAAGAAGAAATAG
- the rpsH gene encoding 30S ribosomal protein S8 encodes MSMSDPIADMLTRIRNGQQRGKITIAMPSSKQKVAIANLLKAEGYIADATVEANGSKPELVVKLKYFRGKPVIEQLTRVSRPGLRIYRGKDDLPKVWAGLGIAIVSTSQGLMTDRAARQAGHGGEIIAYVA; translated from the coding sequence ATGAGTATGTCGGATCCGATTGCGGATATGCTGACGCGTATCCGCAACGGCCAGCAGCGCGGCAAGATCACGATCGCGATGCCTTCGTCCAAGCAAAAGGTCGCGATCGCGAACCTGCTGAAGGCCGAGGGTTACATCGCCGACGCGACCGTCGAGGCGAATGGCAGCAAACCCGAGTTGGTGGTCAAGCTCAAATATTTCCGGGGAAAACCCGTGATCGAGCAGCTCACCCGTGTCTCGCGTCCCGGCCTGCGGATCTACCGCGGCAAGGACGACCTGCCCAAGGTATGGGCGGGACTCGGGATCGCGATCGTCTCCACGTCCCAAGGCTTGATGACCGACCGTGCCGCCCGCCAAGCGGGGCACGGTGGCGAGATCATCGCCTACGTCGCTTAA
- the rpsN gene encoding 30S ribosomal protein S14 codes for MAKKSMIARDRKRTLIAARFAGKRAALKAVINDRGASGEQVEEALAKLQQLPRDAGPTRQQRRCRVSGRPHAVYRKFGLSRNKIREAVMRGDAPGVVKASW; via the coding sequence ATGGCGAAAAAGAGCATGATCGCGCGCGATCGCAAGCGCACCCTGATTGCAGCCCGCTTTGCCGGGAAGCGTGCGGCCTTGAAGGCCGTGATCAACGACCGCGGCGCAAGCGGCGAGCAGGTCGAAGAGGCGTTGGCCAAGCTGCAGCAGCTTCCGCGCGATGCGGGTCCGACACGCCAGCAACGGCGCTGCCGGGTCAGCGGGCGTCCGCATGCGGTCTACCGCAAGTTCGGACTCTCGCGCAACAAGATCCGCGAGGCGGTAATGCGCGGCGATGCGCCCGGCGTCGTCAAGGCAAGTTGGTAG
- the rplE gene encoding 50S ribosomal protein L5, which produces MTRLQKDYQDRIVGQLRERFGFKSVMQVPRIEKITLNMGVGEAIADKKVMDNAVADLRLIAGQQPIVTFARKSVAGFKIREGWPIGCKVTLRRERMYEFVDRLVSVAIPRIRDFRGLSAKAFDGRGNYSMGVREQIIFPEIDYDKIDTLRGLDITITTTARTDEEGRALLEAFHFPFRT; this is translated from the coding sequence ATGACCAGACTACAGAAAGATTACCAGGATCGCATCGTCGGTCAGTTGCGCGAGCGGTTCGGCTTCAAGAGCGTGATGCAGGTTCCGCGCATCGAGAAGATCACCCTGAATATGGGTGTCGGCGAGGCGATCGCGGACAAGAAGGTCATGGACAACGCCGTCGCCGATCTGCGTCTCATCGCCGGCCAGCAGCCGATCGTGACCTTCGCACGCAAATCCGTCGCGGGCTTCAAGATCCGCGAGGGTTGGCCGATCGGCTGCAAGGTGACGCTGCGTCGCGAGCGGATGTATGAGTTCGTAGACCGTCTGGTCAGCGTCGCCATCCCGCGTATTCGCGACTTTCGCGGCCTGAGCGCGAAGGCCTTCGACGGACGCGGCAACTATTCGATGGGCGTGCGCGAGCAGATCATCTTCCCCGAGATCGATTACGACAAGATCGATACGCTGCGGGGTCTGGATATCACCATCACGACGACGGCGCGGACGGACGAAGAAGGGCGTGCGCTGCTCGAGGCGTTCCACTTCCCATTCCGCACCTGA
- the rplX gene encoding 50S ribosomal protein L24: protein MQKIKKGDDVMVITGKDKGKRGTVLKVLDKDHVVVENINIARKHQKANPQAGEPGGIVDKVMPIQVSNVALYNPQKGGPDRVGFKILEDGRKVRVFKSDGEVVDV, encoded by the coding sequence ATGCAGAAGATCAAGAAGGGTGACGACGTCATGGTCATCACCGGCAAAGACAAAGGCAAGCGTGGCACGGTGTTGAAGGTGCTCGACAAGGATCATGTGGTCGTCGAGAACATCAACATTGCCCGGAAGCATCAGAAGGCGAATCCGCAGGCCGGCGAGCCGGGTGGGATCGTCGACAAGGTGATGCCGATCCAGGTGTCCAACGTCGCGCTCTACAACCCGCAGAAAGGCGGCCCGGATCGAGTCGGTTTCAAGATTCTCGAAGACGGCCGAAAGGTGCGCGTATTCAAGTCGGACGGCGAAGTCGTCGACGTCTGA
- the rplN gene encoding 50S ribosomal protein L14 encodes MIQMQTDLSVADNSGARRVQCIKVLGGSHRRYAGIGDVIKVTVKDAIPRGKVKKGDVYNAVVVRTRKGVRRPDGSTIRFDGNAAVLLNNQLQPIGTRIFGPVTRELRGERFMKIISLAPEVL; translated from the coding sequence ATGATTCAGATGCAGACCGATCTCAGCGTCGCCGACAACAGCGGCGCACGGCGGGTGCAGTGCATCAAGGTGCTCGGCGGATCGCATCGGCGCTACGCAGGCATCGGCGATGTCATCAAGGTCACCGTCAAGGATGCCATTCCGCGCGGCAAGGTCAAGAAGGGCGATGTCTACAACGCGGTCGTGGTGCGCACGCGTAAAGGCGTGCGCCGTCCGGACGGCTCGACCATCCGTTTCGACGGCAACGCAGCCGTCCTCTTGAACAACCAGCTTCAGCCGATCGGGACCCGCATCTTCGGGCCGGTGACGCGTGAGCTCCGCGGCGAGCGGTTTATGAAGATCATCTCGCTCGCGCCTGAAGTTTTATAG
- the rpsQ gene encoding 30S ribosomal protein S17 yields MSEETTSNPSSNRTLDGRVTSSAMDKTVTVLIERKVKHPLYGKFMRRSTKIHAHDEENACSEGDLVRVEQCRPLSKTKTWRLIEILEKAR; encoded by the coding sequence ATGAGCGAAGAGACGACCAGCAATCCGAGCAGCAACCGGACACTCGACGGACGGGTGACCAGCAGCGCGATGGACAAGACCGTCACGGTGCTCATCGAGCGCAAGGTCAAGCATCCCTTGTACGGCAAGTTCATGCGTCGCTCGACCAAGATCCATGCACACGACGAAGAGAACGCCTGCTCCGAGGGCGATCTGGTTCGGGTCGAGCAGTGTCGTCCGCTGTCCAAGACCAAGACGTGGCGCTTGATCGAGATCCTCGAAAAGGCCCGTTGA
- the rpmC gene encoding 50S ribosomal protein L29: MKANELRTRSREDLQKELMNLLREQFNLRMQRGTGQLSKPSQMKAVRREIARVKTIMGEQKAGATS; encoded by the coding sequence ATGAAGGCGAACGAGCTAAGAACGCGCAGCCGCGAGGACCTCCAGAAGGAGCTGATGAATCTGTTGCGCGAGCAATTCAACCTGCGGATGCAGAGGGGCACCGGACAACTGTCCAAGCCCTCGCAAATGAAGGCCGTGCGTCGGGAGATCGCTCGCGTGAAGACGATTATGGGCGAGCAGAAGGCGGGTGCGACATCATGA
- the rplP gene encoding 50S ribosomal protein L16: protein MLQPKRTKFRKQHKGRNRGLAQSGNKVSFGDFGLKAVGRGRLTARQIEAARRAITRKVKRGGKLWIRVFPDKPISKKPLEVRMGKGKGNVEYWVALVQPGLVLYEIEGVTEELAREAFELAAAKLPVQTTFERRMIL, encoded by the coding sequence ATGCTGCAACCAAAACGCACAAAATTTCGCAAGCAACACAAAGGCCGCAACCGTGGTCTTGCGCAGAGCGGCAACAAGGTCAGCTTCGGCGATTTCGGGTTGAAGGCGGTCGGCCGCGGTCGACTGACGGCGCGCCAGATCGAGGCCGCGCGACGTGCCATCACGAGAAAGGTCAAGCGTGGCGGAAAGCTCTGGATTCGCGTATTTCCGGACAAGCCGATTTCCAAGAAGCCTCTCGAAGTCCGTATGGGTAAGGGCAAAGGCAACGTCGAGTACTGGGTCGCCCTGGTGCAGCCCGGCCTCGTGCTTTACGAGATCGAGGGCGTGACCGAAGAGCTGGCCCGCGAGGCGTTCGAGCTGGCTGCGGCCAAACTCCCCGTGCAGACCACCTTTGAGAGACGGATGATCCTGTGA
- the rpsC gene encoding 30S ribosomal protein S3, whose translation MGQKVHPTGIRLGIVKDWTSKWYATSKDYANFLNTDIEVRSFLRKELAKASVSRIQIDRPAKNAHITIHTARPGVVIGKKGEDIDKLRAKVSKMMGIPVHISIEEIRKPELDAQLVAEGIAQQLERRIMFRRAMKRAIQNTMRLGAEGVRVNVAGRLNGAEIARTEWAREGRVPLHTLRADIDYGFAEARTTYGVIGVKVWIFKGEVFGDQLPEEPAPKASARRG comes from the coding sequence ATGGGACAGAAAGTTCATCCAACCGGCATCCGCCTTGGCATCGTCAAGGACTGGACCTCGAAGTGGTACGCAACGTCGAAGGACTATGCGAATTTCCTCAATACCGACATCGAGGTGCGGTCCTTCCTGCGCAAGGAATTGGCCAAGGCATCGGTGAGTCGAATTCAGATCGATCGTCCGGCGAAGAATGCCCACATCACCATCCACACGGCACGTCCGGGTGTGGTGATCGGCAAGAAGGGCGAGGATATCGATAAGCTGCGTGCCAAGGTCTCCAAGATGATGGGGATCCCGGTTCACATCAGCATCGAGGAGATCCGTAAGCCCGAGCTGGATGCGCAGCTCGTCGCCGAAGGCATTGCGCAGCAGCTCGAGCGCCGCATCATGTTCCGACGCGCGATGAAGCGCGCGATTCAGAACACCATGCGGCTCGGCGCCGAAGGCGTTCGGGTCAACGTCGCCGGTCGGTTGAACGGTGCCGAGATTGCACGGACCGAGTGGGCGCGCGAGGGCCGAGTCCCGCTGCATACGCTGCGTGCCGACATCGATTACGGCTTCGCCGAGGCGCGGACCACCTACGGTGTGATCGGCGTGAAGGTCTGGATCTTCAAAGGCGAGGTATTCGGTGATCAGCTCCCCGAGGAACCGGCGCCGAAGGCGTCCGCAAGAAGGGGTTAA
- the rplV gene encoding 50S ribosomal protein L22: MRAEATLKYARVSAQKARLIADMIRGRDVEEALNTLTFSTQKSALIIKKVLESAVANAEHNEGADIDELKVASIQVDEGPTMKRIRPRAKGRANRIMKRTSHIRLTVAEG, from the coding sequence ATGCGAGCCGAAGCAACACTGAAATATGCACGGGTCTCGGCCCAAAAGGCCCGGCTGATCGCGGACATGATCCGCGGGCGCGACGTCGAAGAGGCCCTGAACACCTTGACCTTCAGCACGCAAAAGAGCGCGTTGATCATCAAGAAGGTCCTGGAGTCGGCGGTCGCGAATGCCGAGCACAACGAAGGCGCCGACATCGACGAGCTGAAGGTCGCGTCGATCCAGGTCGACGAGGGCCCGACCATGAAGCGGATCCGCCCGCGTGCCAAGGGTCGTGCGAATCGGATCATGAAACGCACCAGCCACATCCGGCTGACCGTGGCGGAAGGCTAA
- the rpsS gene encoding 30S ribosomal protein S19, whose product MPRSIRKGPFVDHHLIKKVEEAVAQNSKRPIKTWSRRSMVLPEMVGLTIAVHNGRLHVPVLVNENMIGHKLGEFALTRTYRGHAADRKAKKR is encoded by the coding sequence GTGCCACGTTCGATACGAAAAGGACCCTTTGTCGACCACCATCTGATCAAGAAGGTCGAAGAGGCGGTCGCGCAAAACAGCAAGCGCCCCATCAAGACTTGGTCACGCCGATCCATGGTGTTGCCCGAGATGGTTGGGTTGACCATTGCGGTCCACAACGGGCGTCTGCACGTGCCGGTGCTCGTCAACGAAAACATGATCGGCCACAAGCTCGGCGAGTTTGCATTGACCCGGACCTACCGGGGACATGCCGCCGACCGCAAGGCGAAGAAGCGCTAG
- the rplB gene encoding 50S ribosomal protein L2: MAIVKTKPTSAGRRFVVKVQSPELHKGAPYGPLVEKKAKHGGRNNLGRITVRHQGGGHKQHYRLVDFKRNKEGVPAVVERLEYDPNRTAHLALLKYADGERAYIIAPKGLAVGGRVEAGEAAPISAGNCMPLRNVPVGTQVHCIEMRPGKGAQIARAAGSSAQLVARDGKSATLRLRSGEMRKIHVDCRAVIGEVGNSENSLRKLGKAGASRWRGVRPTVRGVVMNPVDHPHGGGEGRTSGGRHPVTPWGVPTKGHKTRKNKRTDAMIVRRRGRK, from the coding sequence ATGGCAATCGTAAAGACCAAACCGACTTCGGCCGGGCGGCGTTTCGTCGTCAAGGTGCAGTCGCCCGAGCTGCATAAAGGCGCGCCCTACGGGCCGCTCGTCGAGAAGAAGGCGAAGCATGGCGGGCGCAACAATCTCGGGCGCATCACCGTGCGTCACCAGGGTGGCGGACACAAGCAGCACTACCGTCTTGTTGACTTCAAACGCAACAAGGAAGGGGTTCCGGCGGTTGTCGAGCGGCTCGAATACGACCCGAACCGCACGGCCCATTTAGCCCTTCTGAAATATGCCGACGGCGAGCGGGCCTACATCATTGCACCCAAAGGTCTTGCTGTCGGTGGCCGTGTCGAGGCCGGCGAGGCCGCGCCTATCAGCGCGGGCAACTGCATGCCGTTGCGCAATGTTCCCGTGGGAACGCAGGTGCATTGCATCGAGATGCGCCCCGGTAAGGGCGCGCAGATCGCGCGGGCCGCGGGCAGCTCGGCGCAGCTTGTTGCACGCGACGGCAAGAGCGCGACTCTGCGATTGCGTTCCGGTGAGATGCGCAAGATCCACGTCGACTGTCGTGCCGTGATCGGCGAGGTCGGCAACAGCGAAAACTCTCTGCGCAAGCTCGGCAAGGCCGGTGCGTCGCGCTGGCGGGGTGTACGGCCGACCGTCCGCGGTGTGGTCATGAACCCGGTTGATCATCCGCATGGCGGCGGCGAAGGCCGGACTTCCGGCGGACGTCACCCGGTGACACCTTGGGGCGTGCCGACCAAGGGTCACAAGACACGCAAGAACAAGCGGACCGACGCGATGATCGTCCGACGTCGCGGACGCAAGTAA
- the rplW gene encoding 50S ribosomal protein L23, with translation MNNERLMNVLLAPLVSEKTTRAGDLAGQYGFRVATDANKREIARAVELMFNVKVDGVQVLNVKGKNKRHGQRLGKRNDWRKAYVRLEAGHDIDFGGGA, from the coding sequence ATGAACAACGAGCGTCTCATGAACGTCCTGTTGGCGCCGCTCGTCTCCGAGAAGACGACTCGGGCCGGCGATCTCGCCGGTCAATACGGTTTCCGTGTTGCGACCGATGCAAACAAGCGCGAAATCGCGCGCGCCGTCGAGCTGATGTTCAACGTCAAGGTCGACGGGGTACAGGTGCTGAACGTCAAGGGGAAAAACAAGCGGCACGGCCAACGCCTCGGCAAGCGCAACGACTGGCGCAAGGCTTATGTGCGTCTCGAAGCCGGGCACGACATCGACTTCGGCGGCGGCGCCTGA
- the rplD gene encoding 50S ribosomal protein L4, which translates to MELTIRNDAGGSSLQVADTVFGVDYKPGLIHQVVNAYMAGARAGTRAQKTRAEVSGGGAKPWRQKGTGRARAGSSRSPIWRSGGVTFAAKPQDYSQKVNRKMYRGAVRSILSELVRQGRLVVVDDLHVEAPKTKELLALLKRHELTDVLMLTDGLDDNLYLASRNIPKVDVMAVQDVDPVSMVAFDTVLATEAAVKYLEERLA; encoded by the coding sequence ATGGAGCTCACGATACGAAACGATGCCGGCGGGTCCAGTCTGCAGGTTGCGGACACCGTCTTCGGGGTCGACTACAAGCCGGGTCTGATTCACCAGGTCGTCAACGCCTACATGGCCGGCGCGCGCGCCGGAACCCGGGCGCAAAAGACGCGTGCCGAGGTCTCGGGCGGCGGTGCGAAGCCGTGGCGGCAGAAAGGCACCGGTCGGGCCCGTGCGGGCAGCTCGCGCAGTCCGATCTGGCGCTCGGGCGGCGTGACCTTCGCTGCGAAGCCACAGGATTACAGCCAAAAGGTCAACCGCAAGATGTATCGCGGCGCCGTGCGCTCGATTCTGTCCGAGCTGGTTCGCCAAGGGCGTTTGGTCGTCGTCGACGATCTGCATGTCGAGGCCCCCAAGACCAAGGAGCTGCTGGCACTTCTGAAGCGCCACGAGCTGACCGACGTGCTCATGCTGACTGACGGTCTCGACGACAACCTTTACCTGGCATCGCGCAACATCCCGAAGGTCGACGTGATGGCGGTTCAAGACGTCGACCCGGTCAGCATGGTTGCGTTCGACACCGTGCTCGCCACCGAGGCGGCAGTGAAGTACCTGGAGGAGCGACTGGCATGA
- the rplC gene encoding 50S ribosomal protein L3 has protein sequence MAIGLIGRKAGMTRLFSEDGDSIPVTVIEVQPNRVSQVKSAETDGYSAIQVAFGNRRASRVTKPMAGHYAKAGVEAGECLREFRLESGEGAELAVGSEISVDIFAPGQKVDVRGVTKGRGFAGAIKRHHFAGQDATHGNSLSHRAPGSIGQNQSPGRVFKGKKMAGHLGAANRCTQNLEVVRVDADRQLLLVRGGVPGPTGGRLVVLPSVKHKNKG, from the coding sequence ATGGCGATCGGATTGATTGGGCGTAAGGCCGGCATGACCCGGCTGTTCAGCGAGGACGGAGACAGTATCCCTGTTACCGTCATCGAGGTGCAGCCGAACCGGGTCAGCCAGGTCAAGTCTGCCGAGACTGACGGCTACAGCGCGATTCAGGTCGCCTTCGGGAATCGGAGGGCCTCGCGCGTCACCAAGCCGATGGCCGGCCACTATGCCAAGGCGGGTGTCGAGGCGGGTGAATGCCTGCGCGAATTTCGTCTGGAGAGCGGCGAAGGGGCCGAGCTCGCTGTCGGCTCCGAGATCTCGGTCGACATCTTCGCACCCGGCCAGAAGGTCGACGTGCGGGGCGTGACCAAGGGCCGCGGTTTCGCAGGTGCGATCAAGCGGCACCATTTCGCCGGCCAGGATGCGACCCACGGCAACTCGCTGTCACATCGTGCCCCGGGCTCGATCGGCCAGAACCAGTCGCCGGGTCGCGTCTTCAAAGGTAAGAAGATGGCGGGCCATCTCGGTGCGGCCAATCGCTGCACGCAGAACCTCGAGGTCGTGCGTGTCGATGCCGACCGTCAGCTTCTGTTGGTGCGCGGCGGCGTTCCCGGTCCGACCGGCGGCCGGTTGGTCGTGTTGCCGTCCGTGAAGCACAAGAATAAGGGTTAA
- the rpsJ gene encoding 30S ribosomal protein S10: MNNQRIRIRLKAFDHRLIDQSAREIVDTAKRTGAQVRGPVPLPSKKERFTILVSPHVNKDARDQYELRTHKRLMDIVDPTDKTVDALMKLDLAAGVDVQIKLS; encoded by the coding sequence ATGAACAACCAGAGAATTCGTATTCGCCTGAAGGCGTTCGACCATCGCTTGATCGATCAGTCGGCTCGCGAGATCGTCGATACCGCCAAGCGTACGGGCGCACAGGTGCGTGGTCCGGTGCCGCTTCCTTCCAAGAAGGAGCGCTTTACCATCCTCGTCTCGCCGCACGTCAACAAGGACGCGCGCGACCAGTACGAGCTGCGGACACACAAGCGCCTGATGGATATCGTCGACCCGACCGACAAGACGGTCGACGCATTGATGAAATTGGATCTGGCCGCGGGCGTCGACGTCCAGATCAAGTTGAGCTGA
- the tuf gene encoding elongation factor Tu, with amino-acid sequence MSKAKFERSKPHVNVGTIGHVDHGKTTLTAAITTHQAKQFGGEARAYDQIDNAPEERERGITIATAHVEYETTNRHYAHVDCPGHADYVKNMITGAAQMDGAILVVSAADGPMPQTREHILLSRQVGVPYIVVYLNKVDMLDDPELLELVEMEVRELLSKYDFPGDDTPIVTGSAKLALEGVDSEIGTQSIDRLMEALDTYIPQPERAVDGAFLMPIEDVFSISGRGTVVTGRIERGIVKVGEEVEIVGIKDTVKTTCTGVEMFRKLLDQGQAGDNVGVLLRGTKREDVERGQVLAKPKSINPHTHFEAEVYVLSKDEGGRHTPFFNGYRPQFYFRTTDVTGACELPEGIEMVMPGDNVKMTIKLIAPIAMEEGLRFAVREGGRTVGAGVVAKIIE; translated from the coding sequence ATGTCCAAAGCAAAATTCGAGCGCAGCAAGCCACACGTGAACGTCGGCACGATCGGCCACGTCGACCACGGCAAGACGACCTTGACGGCGGCGATCACGACGCACCAGGCGAAGCAATTCGGTGGTGAGGCGCGCGCCTACGACCAGATCGACAATGCCCCCGAGGAGCGCGAGCGCGGCATCACGATTGCGACGGCGCACGTGGAGTACGAGACGACCAACCGGCATTACGCCCATGTGGACTGCCCCGGCCACGCCGACTACGTGAAGAACATGATCACGGGTGCGGCGCAGATGGACGGCGCGATCCTGGTGGTCTCGGCTGCCGACGGCCCGATGCCGCAGACCCGCGAGCATATCCTGCTGTCGCGCCAGGTCGGCGTGCCCTACATCGTGGTGTATTTGAACAAGGTCGACATGCTCGACGATCCCGAGCTGCTCGAGCTGGTGGAGATGGAAGTGCGCGAGCTGCTCTCCAAGTACGACTTCCCCGGCGACGACACCCCGATCGTCACCGGCTCGGCGAAGCTGGCACTGGAAGGCGTGGATTCCGAGATCGGCACCCAATCCATCGACCGTTTGATGGAAGCGCTCGATACCTACATCCCGCAGCCCGAGCGTGCGGTGGACGGTGCCTTCCTGATGCCGATCGAAGACGTCTTCTCGATCTCCGGTCGCGGCACCGTGGTGACCGGGCGCATCGAGCGCGGCATCGTGAAGGTCGGCGAAGAGGTCGAGATCGTCGGCATCAAGGACACCGTGAAGACCACCTGCACGGGTGTGGAGATGTTCCGCAAGCTGCTCGATCAGGGTCAGGCCGGTGACAACGTCGGCGTGCTGCTGCGCGGCACCAAGCGTGAAGACGTGGAGCGCGGCCAGGTGTTGGCCAAGCCCAAGTCGATCAACCCGCACACCCATTTCGAAGCCGAGGTGTACGTGTTGAGCAAGGACGAAGGCGGTCGTCACACGCCGTTCTTCAACGGCTACCGTCCGCAGTTCTACTTCCGCACCACCGACGTGACCGGTGCCTGCGAGCTGCCCGAGGGCATCGAGATGGTGATGCCCGGGGATAACGTGAAGATGACGATCAAGCTGATTGCGCCGATCGCCATGGAAGAAGGGTTGCGCTTTGCAGTGCGCGAAGGCGGCCGCACCGTCGGTGCCGGCGTCGTCGCGAAGATCATCGAGTAA